The following are from one region of the Dreissena polymorpha isolate Duluth1 chromosome 2, UMN_Dpol_1.0, whole genome shotgun sequence genome:
- the LOC127870439 gene encoding 4-aminobutyrate aminotransferase, mitochondrial-like: MIQRKVARLARNAKSLLNSGKWRPLTTSAGIEYQNEPPGPIVVTEIPGPQSRKLQSDLDAIQNASMVQFFCDYDVSRGNYLADVDGNVMLDLFTQISSLPLGYNHPAMTSVLKDPSNWSTFVNRPALGYFPPANWVNRLQSALVSVAPPGMKHVQTMACGSCSVEHGLKALFLKYARDRREGRLYTQEEIDSCMWNQPPGSPKLTVLSFHNGLHGRTMACLGLTHSKWQMKIDMPAPDWPIARFPALRYPLEDYVSENTAEEHSCLAEVEERIDAWNRKEMPVAAVVVEPIQAEGGDNHATAAFFQVLRDITKKRNIGLLIDEVQTGCGPTGLFWAHEHFRLSDTPDVVTFSKKMLTGGFYCKKSFKPIESNRIFNTWVGDPSKVLLLEAVVKVIREQGLVERTRVTGEYLLTGLRQMQDKYPGILTKARGLGTFCAIDFHNTESRDSLVFKLRQRGVHTGTCGSVTLRLRPSLIFQTRHVDLFLEHFQTVLETMPTK; this comes from the exons ATGATACAAAGAAAAGTAGCACGTCTGGCTCGGAATGCCAAATCCTTGTTAAACT CGGGTAAATGGCGGCCTTTAACAACTTCTGCCGGAATTGAGTACCAGAACGAACCTCCGGGGCCGATAGTAGTAACTGAAATACCTGGTCCCCAATCCCGTAAGCTCCAGTCCGACTTGGACGCCATTCAG AATGCGTCAATGGTTCAGTTCTTCTGCGACTATGACGTCAGTCGCGGCAACTACCTCGCTGACGTCGACGGCAACGTAATGTTGGACTTGTTCACGCAGATTTCGTCACTTCCGCTTG GTTACAACCACCCTGCGATGACTTCAGTATTGAAAGACCCTTCGAACTGG TCAACGTTTGTGAATCGCCCTGCGTTAGGTTATTTCCCTCCCGCCAACTGGGTGAACCGGCTACAATCCGCTCTCGTATCG GTGGCGCCTCCTGGGATGAAGCACGTGCAGACCATGGCTTGTGGGTCCTGCTCGGTAGAACATGGTCTTAAagcgttatttcttaaatatgCG CGCGACCGCCGTGAGGGGCGACTATACACTCAAGAGGAGATCGACTCGTGCATGTGGAACCAGCCTCCTGGCTCTCCGAAACTCACCGTGCTCTCCTTTCACAACGGTCTGCACGGCCGGACAATGG CCTGCCTCGGCCTGACTCACTCAAAATGGCAGATGAAGATAGATATGCCGGCGCCCGACTGGCCGATAGCGCGATTTCCGGCCCTCCGGTATCCGCTCGAGGATTACGTGAGCGAGAACACGGCCGAGGAGCACAGCTGCCTGGCGGAAGTGGAGGAGCGCATCGACGCCTGGAACCGGAAGGAGATGccggtggcggcggtggtggtagAGCCGATTCAGGCGGAAGGCGGCGACAATCATGCGACGGCGGCGTTCTTTCAGGTTCTGAGAGATATTACAAAGAAG CGCAACATCGGCCTATTGATAGACGAGGTGCAAACCGGATGTGGCCCCACGGGACTCTTCTGGGCGCACGAGCACTTCCGGTTGAGCGACACACCGGATGTGGTAACCTTTAGCAAGAAGATGCTCACCGGAGGTTTCTATTGCAAAAAGTCTTTTAAGCCTATTGAG AGTAACCGGATATTCAACACGTGGGTGGGAGACCCCAGCAAGGTTCTGTTGCTAGAGGCGGTCGTCAAGGTGATACGAGAGCAGGGTCTCGTGGAGAGGACCAGGGTCACCGGCGAGTACCTGCTCACGGGACTCCGGCAAATGCAG GATaagtacccgggaattctaaccAAAGCACGAGGACTGGGGACGTTTTGTGCAATTGATTTCCACAACACGGAGTCCCGGGACAGCCTCGTGTTCAAGCTGAGACAGAGAG